One window of Quercus robur chromosome 5, dhQueRobu3.1, whole genome shotgun sequence genomic DNA carries:
- the LOC126726367 gene encoding protein SRG1-like, giving the protein MASMEPVSSWNSNSVLSVMELTKEPMTVVPKNYIRPDQELSAPSDYSTLTTIPTIDMKKLALGETSDLELEKLHSTCKAWGLMQLANHGVSSSLLEKLKHEIEEFFMLPSEEKMKYKARPGDVEGYGTIIRCNDQTLDWGDRLYMTLNPIQKRKPYLFPELPSSLRNTLEAYISELQKLAMTLLGYMGKALKIEIKEMEELFEDGMQSMRMNYYPPCPQPELVVGLTPHSDASGITILHQINGVQGLQIKKDGVWIPVNFCADSFVVNVGDVMEILSNGAFTSIEHRVTVNSDKERISLAMFFNPKFEAEIGPVTSTLSPRNPPLFKRITMEDYVKDFFSRNLNGKSHLENMRIKSGESTLAA; this is encoded by the exons ATGGCATCAATGGAGCCGGTTAGCTCTTGGAACTCTAATTCAGTTCTCAGCGTTATGGAGCTCACCAAAGAGCCAATGACCGTAGTTCCGAAGAACTATATTCGTCCAGATCAAGAACTTTCAGCTCCCTCTGATTACAGTACCTTGACAACAATCCCCACCATTGACATGAAAAAATTGGCCTTGGGGGAGACCTCAGACTTGGAACTAGAGAAGTTGCATTCAACTTGTAAAGCGTGGGGCCTCATGCAG TTGGCGAACCATGGAGTTAGCTCTTCACTATTAGAAAAGCTAAAACATGAGATTGAAGAATTCTTCATGCTTCCTTcggaagagaaaatgaaatataaGGCAAGGCCAGGTGATGTTGAAGGCTATGGAACAATCATCAGATGCAACGACCAAACACTCGATTGGGGTGATAGGCTCTACATGACACTCAACCCTATTCAAAAAAGAAAGCCATATTTATTTCCAGAGCTCCCTTCATCCTTGAg AAACACCTTAGAGGCATACATCTCAGAGTTACAAAAGCTTGCCATGACACTTCTAGGTTATATGGGAAAAGCTCTGAAAATAGAGATCAAAGAGATGGAGGAGTTATTTGAAGATGGGATGCAATCAATGAGGATGAATTACTATCCTCCATGCCCACAACCAGAACTTGTTGTGGGTCTTACTCCCCACTCTGACGCTTCTGGGATCACCATCCTTCACCAAATTAATGGAGTACAAGGTCTTCAGATAAAGAAAGATGGGGTTTGGATTCCTGTGAACTTTTGCGCAGATTCTTTTGTTGTGAATGTCGGAGATGTTATGGAG ATCCTGAGCAATGGGGCCTTTACCAGCATTGAGCACAGAGTAACTGTAAACTCAGACAAAGAAAGAATCTCACTTGCTATGTTCTTTAACCCCAAATTTGAGGCAGAGATTGGGCCTGTGACTAGTACTTTAAGCCCACGAAACCCACCATTATTTAAAAGGATTACAATGGAGGACTATGTCAAAGATTTCTTTTCCCGTAATCTGAATGGGAAGTCGCATTTGGAGAACATGAGAATCAAAAGTGGGGAATCAACTCTAGCTGCATGA